The following proteins are encoded in a genomic region of Paenibacillus sp. FSL H3-0469:
- a CDS encoding DMT family transporter → MKYLISVLVGAMSYGILSTIVVLAYGQGYKLGEVVGTQLLTGCILAWLLALYTKLRANRKQRSTVNVAVSAKAAPARLTWKHRVLLMMAGAPTVVTGLLYYQSLRYIPASLAIILLFQFTWISVLIQAVSKRQRPDKITVLTLILLFGGTLLAAGILNQGAAEFNLLGLMLGLLSAVSYSMFIIFSGKAVPSAHPAYRSAWMVTGGLVLLCILFPPTFLFNGMLWGPLLLFGFLLGLFGAFIPPLLFAIGVPHIGGGMAGILGAVELPVAVLMSSFVLQEHVSLLQWAGVVLVLLGVVLPELYKLRWGNGNAQAVSSSSV, encoded by the coding sequence ATGAAATATTTAATCTCCGTACTTGTAGGCGCTATGAGCTACGGCATTTTATCAACGATTGTTGTATTGGCCTACGGGCAGGGTTATAAACTGGGAGAGGTGGTCGGCACTCAGCTCTTAACCGGCTGTATTCTTGCCTGGCTGCTGGCGTTATATACCAAGCTTAGAGCGAACCGCAAACAGCGCAGCACAGTTAACGTTGCGGTGTCCGCTAAGGCGGCCCCCGCCCGGCTGACCTGGAAGCATAGAGTGCTCTTGATGATGGCCGGTGCGCCAACCGTGGTTACGGGGCTGCTGTATTACCAGTCCCTCCGGTACATTCCCGCTTCGCTGGCGATTATCCTGCTGTTCCAGTTCACCTGGATCAGTGTGCTGATTCAGGCGGTAAGCAAACGTCAACGCCCTGACAAAATCACGGTGCTGACGCTGATCCTGCTGTTCGGCGGAACCCTGCTTGCCGCAGGTATTCTGAATCAGGGAGCTGCCGAGTTTAACCTGCTGGGGCTGATGCTCGGTTTGTTATCTGCAGTAAGCTATTCGATGTTCATTATCTTCAGCGGCAAAGCCGTTCCATCGGCTCATCCGGCCTACCGGAGTGCCTGGATGGTAACAGGCGGCCTGGTGCTGTTGTGTATCCTGTTCCCGCCGACCTTCCTGTTTAACGGTATGTTATGGGGACCGCTGCTGCTGTTCGGCTTCCTGCTCGGCTTGTTCGGCGCCTTTATCCCGCCGCTGCTGTTCGCCATCGGGGTTCCGCATATCGGCGGCGGTATGGCCGGTATTCTGGGTGCCGTCGAGCTGCCCGTTGCGGTCTTAATGTCCTCGTTCGTATTGCAGGAGCATGTAAGTCTTCTGCAATGGGCCGGAGTGGTGCTGGTGCTGCTGGGTGTGGTATTGCCGGAGCTGTATAAGCTGCGGTGGGGAAATGGAAATGCCCAGGCCGTGAGTTCGTCATCGGTCTGA
- a CDS encoding PRD domain-containing protein, with protein MIIEKIFNNNAIIAKDSGKDELVVMGRGIGFKKGPGDPVDVSLIEKTFVLKRNDASEKFKALMADAPAEYVALSYDIIEYAKQTLKARLSDYIYVTLTDHLTHALRLHEQGIRNDNPLLWEIQRCYPREYAIGHHAMGMIEQYTRIRLPEDEAGNIALHLINAQMNSSGNKIADLTRQTQQIDDILNIVKYSYNNEIDEHTVSYERFITHLRYFFQRSRKQESEESVDDFLLKQVKMKYRKAHHCVLKIEKYLDLKLLDEEILYLTIHIQRVTQRQTE; from the coding sequence TTGATTATCGAGAAGATTTTCAATAACAATGCCATTATTGCCAAGGATTCAGGTAAGGATGAATTGGTTGTTATGGGACGCGGCATCGGCTTCAAGAAGGGCCCCGGTGATCCGGTGGATGTCTCACTGATCGAGAAGACATTTGTACTGAAGCGAAATGACGCGTCCGAGAAATTCAAGGCCTTAATGGCGGATGCCCCCGCCGAATATGTGGCCTTAAGCTATGACATTATCGAGTATGCCAAGCAGACGCTGAAGGCCCGGCTGAGCGATTATATCTATGTGACCTTGACGGATCATTTGACTCATGCACTAAGGCTTCATGAGCAGGGCATCCGCAATGACAATCCGCTGCTCTGGGAGATTCAGCGCTGTTATCCGAGGGAGTATGCGATCGGACATCATGCTATGGGGATGATTGAGCAGTATACCCGTATCCGCTTGCCGGAGGATGAGGCCGGGAACATCGCACTCCACCTGATTAATGCGCAAATGAACAGCTCGGGCAACAAGATTGCGGATCTTACCAGGCAGACCCAGCAGATTGATGACATCCTCAATATTGTTAAGTATTCCTATAACAACGAAATTGATGAGCACACTGTCAGCTACGAACGGTTCATCACCCATCTGCGGTATTTTTTCCAGCGTTCGCGCAAGCAGGAGTCTGAGGAGTCTGTGGACGATTTTCTGCTCAAGCAGGTGAAGATGAAATACAGGAAAGCCCATCACTGTGTGCTCAAAATTGAGAAGTATCTGGACCTGAAGCTCCTGGATGAAGAAATCCTGTATCTAACGATTCACATTCAGCGGGTAACGCAAAGACAAACTGAATAA
- a CDS encoding beta-glucoside-specific PTS transporter subunit IIABC, with protein MKYEALAKDIIKQVGGKENISSLTHCITRLRFKLKNEAAANTDVLKNMDGIVTVIQSGGQYQVVIGNHVSEVYAQVMAAGGLQEGGESETASGEKMGLFNSFIDMISGVFSPTLGVLAATGMIKGFTALFLTVGLLTKESGTYQILNALGDCLFYFFPIFLGYTSAKKFGANIFIGMAIGATLVYPSFSSITAAGEPLYTLFSGTIFESPVYITFLGIPVILMSYTSSVIPIIISTYIGSKLEAFFRKVTPSVVRTFLVPFFTLLVTVPLALIAIGPISTWAGQLLGQGTLFLYNLSPVIEGLLVGAFWQVFVIFGLHWGLVPIALNNMAVLKSDPILAASFGASFAQTGAVLAIMLRTKNAKLKSLSIPAIISGIFGVTEPAIYGITLPRKKPFILSCVAAAVGGGIIGLMGTKGYILGGLGIFGIPSYISPDGMDKGFYGAIAAIVISFILGFILVFFSGFKDEEAADSKSGGTARSNLVKQETVGSPLKGQIRALSELTDEAFSTGAMGKGIAIEPLEGKVYSPVDGVLTTLFASGHAIGITSDNGVDILIHVGKDTVKLKGKHFTPRAKQGDTVTKGQLLMEFDVAAIREAGYTLTTPVIISNSGDYLDVIETDKKSVDYRENLLTVMI; from the coding sequence ATGAAATATGAGGCACTAGCCAAGGATATTATCAAGCAGGTCGGTGGCAAGGAGAATATCAGCAGTCTCACGCATTGCATTACCCGTCTGCGCTTCAAGCTGAAGAATGAGGCTGCGGCGAATACAGATGTGCTGAAGAACATGGACGGAATTGTGACAGTGATTCAGAGCGGCGGCCAGTACCAGGTCGTGATCGGCAATCATGTATCTGAGGTCTATGCCCAGGTGATGGCAGCGGGCGGATTACAGGAAGGCGGCGAATCAGAGACAGCCTCCGGCGAGAAAATGGGTCTGTTCAACAGCTTCATCGACATGATCTCCGGCGTATTCTCGCCGACCCTTGGCGTACTGGCTGCGACCGGGATGATTAAGGGCTTCACCGCCCTGTTTCTAACCGTGGGACTCCTCACCAAGGAGTCGGGGACCTACCAGATTCTGAATGCGCTCGGGGATTGCCTGTTCTACTTCTTCCCGATCTTCCTGGGGTATACCTCGGCCAAGAAATTCGGGGCCAACATCTTTATCGGGATGGCGATAGGCGCTACGCTGGTGTATCCGTCCTTCAGCAGCATCACGGCGGCGGGCGAACCGCTGTACACGCTTTTTAGCGGAACGATCTTTGAATCGCCTGTGTACATTACCTTCCTGGGGATTCCGGTCATCCTGATGTCCTATACCTCCAGCGTCATTCCGATCATCATCTCGACTTATATTGGCTCCAAGCTGGAAGCCTTCTTCCGAAAAGTAACGCCAAGCGTGGTACGTACCTTCCTTGTTCCGTTCTTCACCCTGCTGGTCACCGTTCCGCTGGCGCTGATTGCCATCGGGCCGATCTCCACCTGGGCCGGACAGCTGCTGGGGCAGGGAACCTTGTTCCTCTACAACCTCAGTCCGGTTATTGAGGGGCTGCTGGTAGGCGCGTTCTGGCAGGTCTTCGTTATCTTCGGGCTGCACTGGGGTCTGGTGCCGATTGCCCTCAATAACATGGCTGTACTGAAATCCGATCCGATTTTGGCGGCTTCCTTCGGTGCTTCGTTTGCCCAGACCGGTGCTGTGCTGGCGATTATGCTGCGGACCAAGAATGCCAAGCTGAAGTCATTGTCGATTCCAGCCATTATCTCAGGCATCTTCGGAGTTACGGAGCCTGCTATTTACGGCATTACGCTGCCGCGCAAGAAGCCGTTCATCTTAAGCTGTGTTGCGGCGGCGGTCGGCGGCGGTATCATCGGTCTGATGGGCACCAAAGGCTATATTCTCGGCGGTCTGGGGATCTTCGGTATCCCAAGCTACATTAGCCCGGACGGGATGGATAAAGGCTTCTACGGCGCGATTGCCGCCATTGTGATCAGCTTCATTCTCGGGTTCATTCTTGTCTTCTTCTCCGGTTTCAAGGATGAGGAAGCGGCGGACAGCAAGAGCGGCGGGACTGCCCGGAGCAATCTGGTGAAGCAGGAGACGGTGGGAAGTCCGCTGAAGGGCCAGATCAGAGCCTTGTCGGAGCTGACGGACGAAGCCTTCTCTACAGGCGCAATGGGCAAAGGTATAGCGATTGAACCGCTGGAAGGCAAGGTATACTCTCCGGTTGACGGGGTACTGACCACCTTGTTCGCCTCCGGCCATGCGATTGGCATCACCAGTGATAACGGGGTCGATATTCTGATTCATGTCGGCAAGGACACGGTCAAATTGAAGGGCAAACACTTCACCCCCCGGGCCAAGCAAGGCGACACCGTCACCAAAGGCCAGCTGCTCATGGAATTCGATGTTGCCGCGATCAGAGAGGCGGGCTATACGCTGACCACGCCGGTGATCATCTCCAATTCCGGTGATTATCTAGATGTCATTGAGACGGACAAGAAGAGTGTCGATTACCGGGAGAATCTGCTGACCGTCATGATCTAA
- a CDS encoding 6-phospho-beta-glucosidase: protein MNKNVNVNVSNRSFPQNFLWGGATAANQLEGGFDAGGKGLSTADVMTAGTHTVSRRITPVLEAGANYPSHEAVDFYHRYEEDIALFAEMGFKVFRMSIAWSRIFPNGDDAVPSEEGLQFYDRVFAELAKHGIEPLVTISHYEAPYHLAEAYNGWADRRTIDFYVRYCEVIFNRYKHSVKYWLTFNEINILTMPLGTFMAGAMKPEGNAELTSSAQTDNEKLRYQALHHQFIASARAVKLGHEIHKDFQIGCMIAYMCSYPLTCNPEDVLLAQQKDNLSNFLCSDVQVRGAYPGFALRYFREKQIELQMEEGDERILKEGCVDFYTFSYYSSTCVSAAPDQESIGGNMSLGLKNPYLKASAWEWQIDPQGLRWSLNHIYNRYGLPMMVVENGLGAVDTVEADGSIKDDYRIEYLREHIRAMGEALADGVNLIGYTSWGCIDLVSAGTGEMKKRYGFIYVDKDNEGKGTLDRSRKDSFFWYQRVIASNGAELE, encoded by the coding sequence ATGAATAAGAACGTGAATGTGAATGTGAGCAACAGAAGCTTTCCGCAAAATTTCCTGTGGGGCGGCGCAACGGCTGCGAATCAGCTCGAAGGCGGGTTCGATGCGGGAGGCAAGGGGTTAAGCACGGCGGATGTCATGACCGCCGGAACGCATACGGTCTCCCGGAGAATTACTCCTGTGCTGGAAGCCGGAGCTAATTATCCGAGCCATGAAGCGGTTGATTTCTATCACCGGTACGAGGAGGATATCGCGCTGTTCGCTGAGATGGGCTTCAAGGTGTTCCGCATGTCGATTGCCTGGTCGCGGATCTTCCCGAACGGGGATGATGCCGTGCCAAGCGAAGAAGGGCTGCAGTTCTATGACCGGGTGTTTGCCGAGCTGGCCAAGCATGGGATCGAACCGCTGGTGACGATCTCGCATTATGAAGCGCCTTATCATCTGGCTGAAGCGTATAACGGATGGGCGGACCGCAGAACGATTGACTTTTACGTCCGTTACTGCGAGGTGATCTTTAACCGGTATAAGCACAGCGTCAAGTACTGGCTGACCTTCAATGAGATCAACATTCTCACCATGCCGCTGGGAACCTTCATGGCGGGCGCGATGAAGCCGGAGGGAAATGCCGAGCTGACATCATCCGCGCAAACCGACAATGAGAAGCTAAGATACCAGGCGCTTCATCACCAGTTCATCGCCAGTGCCAGAGCGGTGAAGCTGGGACATGAGATTCATAAGGATTTTCAGATCGGCTGTATGATTGCCTACATGTGCTCATACCCGCTGACCTGTAATCCCGAGGATGTGCTGCTGGCCCAGCAGAAGGATAATCTGAGTAATTTCCTCTGCTCCGATGTTCAGGTAAGAGGCGCTTATCCGGGCTTCGCACTGCGATACTTCCGGGAAAAGCAGATTGAGCTGCAGATGGAGGAGGGTGACGAGCGGATTCTTAAGGAAGGCTGTGTCGACTTCTACACCTTCAGCTATTATTCATCCACCTGCGTGAGTGCAGCTCCGGATCAGGAGTCGATTGGCGGCAATATGTCACTGGGGCTAAAGAACCCGTATCTGAAGGCAAGCGCGTGGGAATGGCAGATTGACCCGCAAGGCCTGCGGTGGTCCCTGAATCATATCTACAACCGTTACGGACTGCCGATGATGGTGGTAGAGAACGGGCTTGGCGCAGTGGATACCGTAGAAGCAGACGGTTCAATCAAGGACGATTACCGGATAGAATATCTGCGGGAACACATCCGGGCGATGGGGGAAGCGCTGGCTGATGGCGTGAACTTAATCGGATACACCTCTTGGGGCTGCATCGATCTGGTCAGTGCAGGCACCGGAGAGATGAAGAAGCGTTACGGCTTCATCTATGTGGATAAGGATAACGAAGGCAAGGGGACGCTGGACCGGTCCCGCAAAGACAGCTTCTTCTGGTATCAAAGGGTAATCGCCAGTAACGGAGCGGAGCTGGAGTAA
- a CDS encoding heme biosynthesis protein HemY, with product MKVKINRNAAKVLKDMLNSPEAEGKKIRVVITQNHGDHGHYDVALDTPTEHDEVVATDKDIEILLDTREPLLDGVWIQYFYVPQEGFFITNPSTGFLEK from the coding sequence ATGAAAGTAAAAATTAACCGCAATGCAGCTAAAGTTCTAAAAGATATGCTGAACAGCCCGGAAGCGGAAGGCAAGAAAATCCGCGTGGTCATCACCCAGAATCATGGAGATCACGGACACTATGATGTAGCGCTTGATACACCTACTGAGCACGATGAAGTAGTTGCTACAGACAAGGATATCGAGATTCTGCTGGATACACGCGAACCGCTGCTCGACGGCGTTTGGATTCAGTATTTCTATGTGCCGCAGGAAGGCTTCTTCATTACCAATCCGTCTACCGGATTCCTGGAGAAATAA
- a CDS encoding Rpn family recombination-promoting nuclease/putative transposase: protein MPHDEAFKKLLETFYQEFIELFFPELGAMLDYSETRFLMQELLVDIVGEEARELDLLLETRYKGLDGYILIHLEPQSYRDNEFRERMFIYYSRLFERYRKDHKLIIPIAIFTSDEVREEQDTLEISIPDHSILRFQFLKVELRKQNWRRFIDSDNAVAAALLAKMGYTTREAREVRREFLRMFMKLRARLDQGRLALIMSVADLYFKSDRAQDEEILRELIDDYPEEGEVIMELMPAWKRWGYEEGIAEGMEKGIEKGKEEGQAETIRKLLLHGFSPEAVSKAVELPLEEIKKLM from the coding sequence ATACCGCATGATGAGGCATTTAAAAAGCTGCTGGAAACATTTTATCAGGAATTCATTGAGCTGTTCTTTCCTGAACTGGGTGCTATGCTGGACTATAGTGAGACCCGGTTTCTGATGCAGGAATTGCTGGTGGATATTGTCGGCGAGGAGGCGCGGGAGCTGGATCTGCTGCTGGAGACCCGCTACAAAGGGCTGGACGGTTATATTCTCATTCACCTGGAGCCGCAATCGTACAGGGATAACGAATTCCGTGAACGAATGTTTATTTACTACAGCCGTTTATTCGAGCGTTACCGCAAAGACCACAAGCTGATCATCCCTATTGCGATTTTTACGTCAGATGAGGTCAGGGAGGAGCAGGATACGCTGGAGATATCCATTCCCGATCATTCCATTCTGCGCTTCCAGTTTCTTAAGGTGGAGCTGCGCAAGCAGAACTGGCGGCGGTTCATCGATTCGGATAATGCGGTGGCTGCTGCGTTATTGGCGAAGATGGGGTATACTACAAGAGAAGCGAGAGAAGTAAGGCGGGAATTCCTGCGCATGTTCATGAAGTTGAGAGCGCGGCTAGATCAGGGTCGGTTGGCGCTGATTATGTCCGTAGCAGATCTGTACTTCAAGTCGGACCGGGCACAGGATGAGGAAATTCTAAGAGAATTAATCGATGACTACCCGGAGGAGGGAGAAGTAATTATGGAACTCATGCCAGCTTGGAAGCGTTGGGGCTATGAAGAGGGTATTGCGGAAGGTATGGAGAAAGGTATTGAGAAAGGCAAAGAAGAAGGCCAGGCGGAGACGATTCGTAAGCTGTTGCTCCACGGTTTTTCTCCTGAAGCGGTATCCAAGGCCGTTGAATTGCCACTGGAAGAGATTAAGAAGCTGATGTGA
- a CDS encoding ABC transporter substrate-binding protein, producing the protein MNKKKAMTLMSSILMISLLSACGGGNGNAGGNAAEPKASAAATEATGTNAQPAKDAGAVDTSQPVTLKMIFVGPKPVDYDQVFGEINKKLKEKINATLEAEFLDWSDWAQKYPLKLAANEDFDLIYAANWAGYNDQALKGGFLELTNEMLEKYAPMTWKAMPEIAWGQAKVNGKLYMVPQNRGETVEKLILYREDLRKKYNLPEINSPEAYANYLKTISGKEKGMTPFVPETGDWKLHNLDRILLKQQNEWNLFDLDLPMGFKLDDPAGKVFNLYETPEFKELVYYYKDLAENNAWSKSALNSKLDHQQEFKAGKAASITHNLGTLGALMTDMREKNSPYELALADINPDKKKSVAVSTQNGVAIHSTSKQPERALMMIDLLQNDKELHDLMMNGITAVHYNPVGEDKFTNAEKNANYTGFSNWGFNSPLNRDNASFPDEANALTDKWEKEVYHYPLETFVFDNSKVKTEVANVGNVMLQYGIPLEYGTVKDVDAGLAKLQQQVKAAGIDTIIAEVQRQIDEFLANSAQ; encoded by the coding sequence GTGAATAAGAAAAAAGCAATGACACTGATGTCCAGTATCCTGATGATCTCTCTGCTTAGCGCTTGCGGAGGCGGTAACGGGAATGCCGGCGGAAACGCAGCGGAGCCGAAGGCCTCAGCCGCAGCAACGGAAGCTACAGGAACAAACGCCCAGCCAGCCAAGGATGCCGGTGCAGTGGATACATCCCAGCCTGTTACCCTGAAGATGATCTTCGTAGGTCCGAAGCCGGTTGATTACGATCAGGTATTCGGGGAGATCAATAAGAAGCTCAAGGAGAAAATAAACGCAACACTCGAAGCCGAATTCCTGGACTGGTCCGACTGGGCGCAGAAATATCCGCTGAAGCTGGCGGCTAACGAGGACTTCGATCTGATCTATGCCGCCAACTGGGCAGGCTATAACGACCAGGCACTCAAAGGCGGGTTCCTGGAGCTGACGAACGAGATGCTGGAGAAATATGCACCGATGACCTGGAAGGCGATGCCTGAAATAGCCTGGGGTCAGGCGAAGGTGAACGGCAAGCTGTATATGGTGCCTCAGAACCGCGGTGAAACCGTAGAGAAGCTGATTCTGTACCGCGAAGACTTGCGAAAAAAATATAATCTGCCGGAGATCAACAGCCCGGAGGCATACGCCAACTATCTCAAGACTATATCCGGTAAAGAGAAGGGAATGACCCCATTCGTACCGGAAACCGGAGACTGGAAGCTGCATAATCTGGACCGGATCCTGCTCAAGCAGCAGAATGAATGGAATCTGTTCGACCTCGATCTGCCGATGGGCTTCAAGCTGGATGATCCGGCCGGTAAAGTATTCAACTTATATGAGACTCCTGAATTCAAGGAGCTTGTCTACTATTATAAAGATCTGGCCGAGAATAACGCCTGGTCAAAGAGCGCACTGAACAGCAAGCTGGATCATCAGCAGGAATTCAAGGCAGGCAAGGCTGCCTCCATCACCCACAATTTGGGTACGCTGGGCGCTTTGATGACCGATATGCGGGAGAAGAACTCCCCGTATGAGCTGGCTCTGGCCGATATTAACCCGGATAAGAAAAAATCCGTTGCCGTCTCTACGCAGAATGGCGTAGCCATTCACTCCACCTCCAAGCAGCCGGAACGTGCACTGATGATGATCGATCTGCTCCAGAACGACAAAGAGCTGCATGATCTGATGATGAACGGCATCACGGCGGTACATTATAATCCGGTCGGTGAAGATAAATTCACGAACGCCGAGAAGAATGCCAACTACACCGGCTTCTCCAACTGGGGCTTCAACTCCCCGCTGAACCGGGATAATGCTTCCTTCCCGGACGAAGCGAACGCCCTGACTGACAAATGGGAGAAAGAGGTCTATCACTATCCGCTGGAGACCTTCGTCTTCGATAACAGCAAGGTGAAGACAGAAGTGGCCAACGTAGGCAATGTGATGCTGCAATACGGCATTCCGCTGGAATACGGAACGGTGAAGGATGTAGATGCGGGTCTGGCTAAGCTCCAACAGCAGGTAAAGGCAGCTGGTATCGATACCATCATCGCAGAGGTGCAGCGCCAGATTGATGAATTCCTGGCGAACTCAGCCCAGTAA
- a CDS encoding serine hydrolase domain-containing protein, with the protein MKLRERRTTKTSIRTASAKYSLAAAALVLTMLAPMSAMAAPAAGALGPAQYTAVQKLAEDKAALLTETYGIPSVQYALIDHGKIVVSGQSGKNDLNGKRPLTSNTIYGVGSTSKMMLTAAVMKLVDEGKVDLDAPVVNYIPEFKMKDSWYTQITPRMLLNHSSGLLGKPGPNVALYNDNDSYAHDHLLEQLATQNLKADPGAFSVYCNDGFTLAEILVERVSGMSFTTFLHKNITKPLEMNHTRTPRDPMDLKAMAGIYSPTYERQLPQENYAVIGSGGIFSTAEDLVRFSQIFTAQNKGILSKNSLTAMAQPEYKKGMWPPASDGSLAYGLGWDSVELFPFNQYGIQALVKGGDTMSYHSSLVVLPELNLAAAVISSDGSSLIDQMMASELLLRVLQDKQIIKQLKPEQSFGTPVPAVMPKEVSQYAGLYGNSALLKAEITPAGELSVAASGVPDSAVQKYTYTADGSFVNKEGTEKIKFVVEKNGRTYMWSRSYISVPELGQAATSEYTAEKLDPNPLSAEVADAWEKRDNTRYYSISEKYSSMLYQYGLPVVPVSLDKNTPGYINGHKILSANQVLNEQQIPGMAGRDNMQIDFYTDNGIEYMAVAGSLYISEQAVTDLYAGAKSSATVSASGYAKWYSVPKSAQGKLMTVKLPANSSFAVYDQAGICVNHTVVSGKNQVLLPEQGKIVFAGGAGAKFQITLKK; encoded by the coding sequence ATGAAGCTAAGAGAGAGAAGAACCACGAAGACAAGCATACGCACAGCAAGCGCAAAATATTCTTTGGCAGCAGCAGCGCTCGTACTGACTATGCTTGCTCCCATGTCCGCTATGGCTGCACCAGCCGCCGGGGCGCTTGGGCCTGCCCAATACACTGCAGTCCAGAAGCTCGCGGAGGATAAGGCCGCACTGCTGACCGAAACTTACGGTATCCCAAGTGTGCAGTATGCGCTAATTGATCATGGTAAGATTGTAGTCTCTGGCCAGAGCGGCAAAAACGATCTGAACGGCAAGCGTCCCCTTACATCCAATACCATATATGGGGTAGGCTCAACGAGTAAAATGATGCTGACCGCCGCTGTGATGAAGCTTGTAGATGAAGGGAAAGTAGATCTGGATGCTCCCGTAGTGAACTACATTCCCGAATTCAAGATGAAGGACAGCTGGTACACGCAGATTACCCCGCGTATGCTGCTCAATCATTCTTCCGGCCTGCTCGGCAAACCGGGTCCGAATGTGGCGCTCTATAACGATAATGATTCGTACGCACACGATCATTTGCTGGAACAACTGGCCACTCAGAACCTGAAGGCAGATCCGGGAGCCTTCTCCGTCTACTGCAACGACGGCTTCACCTTGGCTGAGATCCTGGTCGAACGGGTCAGCGGCATGAGCTTCACAACATTTTTGCACAAGAACATCACTAAGCCTCTGGAGATGAACCATACCAGAACCCCGCGTGACCCTATGGATCTGAAGGCAATGGCCGGTATCTATTCTCCGACTTATGAGAGGCAGCTTCCCCAGGAGAATTACGCGGTTATCGGTTCGGGCGGAATCTTCTCTACAGCGGAGGATCTGGTGCGATTCTCGCAGATTTTCACGGCTCAGAACAAGGGCATTCTCTCGAAGAATTCCTTAACCGCCATGGCCCAGCCAGAGTATAAAAAAGGCATGTGGCCTCCGGCAAGCGACGGCTCCTTAGCTTATGGATTAGGATGGGACAGCGTAGAACTGTTTCCCTTCAACCAATACGGAATCCAGGCGCTGGTCAAAGGCGGAGACACTATGTCCTATCACTCCTCGCTAGTGGTGCTCCCAGAATTGAACCTGGCTGCGGCTGTGATCTCTTCAGACGGTTCAAGCTTGATCGATCAAATGATGGCAAGTGAACTGCTCCTCCGTGTGCTTCAGGACAAACAAATCATTAAGCAGTTGAAGCCGGAACAATCCTTCGGGACTCCAGTACCCGCCGTTATGCCCAAGGAAGTCTCGCAATATGCCGGTCTCTATGGCAACTCTGCGTTGTTAAAGGCAGAGATCACTCCGGCAGGGGAACTGTCTGTAGCAGCGAGCGGCGTGCCGGACAGTGCTGTGCAGAAGTATACGTACACAGCCGACGGCTCTTTTGTAAATAAAGAAGGAACGGAAAAAATAAAATTCGTGGTGGAGAAAAATGGGCGTACCTATATGTGGTCCCGTTCTTATATAAGTGTACCGGAGCTTGGACAGGCGGCGACCTCTGAATACACTGCTGAGAAGCTTGATCCCAATCCCTTATCTGCAGAGGTTGCAGACGCATGGGAGAAGCGGGACAATACCCGATATTATTCGATATCCGAGAAGTATTCATCGATGCTCTATCAATACGGGCTGCCGGTTGTACCAGTCAGCTTGGACAAAAATACACCGGGATATATTAACGGCCATAAGATTCTGAGCGCAAATCAGGTATTAAATGAACAGCAGATTCCCGGGATGGCAGGCCGTGACAATATGCAGATCGATTTCTATACAGATAATGGAATAGAGTATATGGCGGTAGCAGGCAGCCTGTACATTAGTGAACAAGCGGTCACAGACCTCTATGCAGGCGCGAAGTCATCCGCAACGGTCTCAGCAAGCGGCTATGCCAAGTGGTACAGTGTGCCGAAGTCAGCCCAAGGGAAGCTTATGACCGTAAAGTTACCTGCGAACAGCTCTTTTGCGGTATATGATCAAGCCGGAATCTGTGTGAACCACACCGTGGTTAGCGGGAAGAATCAGGTCCTGCTGCCAGAGCAGGGTAAGATTGTATTTGCAGGCGGGGCGGGTGCGAAGTTCCAGATTACACTTAAGAAGTAA